In Glycine max cultivar Williams 82 chromosome 7, Glycine_max_v4.0, whole genome shotgun sequence, a single window of DNA contains:
- the LOC102663929 gene encoding uncharacterized protein: MVALFHDMMHKEIEVYVDDMIAESRTEGEQLVNLRKLFERLRKNQLRLNPAKCTFGVKSGKLLGFIVSQKGIEVDPDKVKAILEIPEPLTEKQVNYSLLERTCCALVWAAHHLRQYMLSHTTWLVYKMDPVKPLNDYQHLHSEFPDEDIIVLFEEKVEDNDRDKLIMWFDGASNALGHGVGAALVSPDKQCSPFTTRLGFNCTNNMAEYEACALGIQAAIDFNIKLLKVYGDSALVIHQLWGEWKTRDHKLIPYQAYIKKLAEFFNDVSFHHVPREETQMADALATLASMFQLTSHGNLSYIEFQCHGKPAHCCLIEEEQDDKPWYFNIKRYIEYKEYPQGASDNDKSTLLAKVVSWFPLKRRYPIQTKS; this comes from the exons ATGGTGGCAttattccatgatatgatgcataaggaaattgAAGTCTACGTGGATGATATGATTGCCGAATCTAGAACCGAGGGGGAACAACTCGTTAACTTGCGAAAGTTGTTTGAACGACTACGTAAGAACCAACTAAgattgaaccccgccaagtgtactttCGGGGTCAAGTCAGGAAAGCTACTCGGCTTCATCGTAAGTCAGAAGGGGATAGAAGTGGATCCCGacaaggtgaaagccatccttgaaattCCTGAACCGCTCACTGAAAAGCAG GTGAATTACTCTCTGCTAGAAAGGACCTGTTGTGCCTTGGTGTGGGCGGCCCATCatctaaggcagtacatgctaaGCCACACCACCTGGTTGGTGTACAAGATGGACCCAGTCAA GCCTCTCAATGACTACCAGCATTTGCATTCAGAGTTtccggatgaagacatcataGTCTTGTTCGAGGAGAAGGTGGAGGATAATGACAGGGATAAGTTGATCATGTGGTTCGACGGCGCGTCCAACGCCCTAGGCCACGGGGTTGGGGCGGCTTTGGTCTCTCCCGACAAGCAATGCAGCCCCTTCACGACAAGATTGGGTTTCAATTGCACAAATAATATGGCTGAATACGAGGCATGCGCCCTTGGAATCCAAGCGGCAATTGACTTTAACATCAAATTGCTCAAAGTGTACGGAGATTCGGCCTTGGTAATTCACCAGCTGTGGGGAGAATGGAAAACTAGGGATCACAAATTGATACCCTATCAGGCCTACATCAAGAAACTAGCCGAGTTCTTCAATGATGTCTCCTTCCACCACGTTCCCAGAGAGGAAACTCAGATGGCTGATGCGCTTGCCACTCTAGCATCCATGTTTCAGCTAACCTCACATGGAAACTTGTCGTACATCGAGTTCCAATGTCACGGCAAGCCCGCACATTGCTGCTTGATAGAAGAGGAGCAAGACGATAAGCCGTGGTACTTCAACATCAAGCGGTACATAGAGTATAAGGAGTATCCACAGGGGgcttctgacaatgacaagagCACGTTGCTTGCGAAGGTTGTCAGTTGGTTTCCTTTAAAGCGGAGGTATCCTATACAAACAAAATCATGA